ACACCCCACATCGCCAGAGTCGATTTATTCAAAACTTCCGGACACTGGCAAAAATATAAAGAGGATATGTTCCCCCTAATGGCAGATGACGAAGAAGCAGCTGCCAAAGAGCAAGGTTTTGTACTCAAACCGATGAACTGTCCTTTCCACATTCAAATATATAAAAGTGAGTTGCGTTCTTATCGGGAATTGCCCATCCGGTTAGCAGAATTCGGCACCGTTTACCGTTACGAACAATCGGGTGAATTAGGTGGTTTAACAAGAGTGCGTGGCTTCACCGTCGATGATTCTCACTTATTTGTCACGCCAGAACAATTAGATGACGAATTCTTGAAAGTGGTGGATTTAATTCTGGCAGTATTCAAGAGTTTGCAACTGAAAAACTTTAAGGCGCGACTCAGTTTCCGCGACCCCGCTTCTGATAAATATATCGGTTCCGATGAAGTTTGGGAAAAATCACAAAATGCGATTCGTCGTGCTGTCGAAAAATTAGGCATGAACTATTTTGAAGGCATTGGCGAAGCGGCATTTTATGGCCCGAAACTCGATTTTATCTTTCAAGACGCTTTAGATCGAGAATGGCAATTGGGTACGGTGCAAGTAGATTACAATTTGCCAGAAAGATTTGATTTGGAGTATGTCGCGGAAGATGGTAATCGCAAACGTCCGGTGATGATTCACCGCGCTCCTTTCGGTTCTTTGGAAAGGCTAATTGGCATTTTAATTGAAGAGTATGCGGGTGATTTTCCCTTGTGGTTAGCACCGATTCAAGCGCGTTTGTTACCTGTCAGCGATGAGTTTTTACCATTTGCGAAAGAGGTAGCTGATAAAATGCGATCGCTGGGTATTCGCGCCGAAGCCGATACCAGCAACGAACGGTTGGCTAAAATGATTCGCAACGCCGAAAAAGACAAAATCCCCGTGATGGGAATTGTCGGTGCAAAGGAAGTTGAATCGAATACTTTGAGCATTCGCACTCGCGCTTCCGGTGAGTTGGGAGCTATTCCAGTGACAGAA
This DNA window, taken from Leptolyngbyaceae cyanobacterium, encodes the following:
- the thrS gene encoding threonine--tRNA ligase, yielding MVNQPSPVLESPDSAENPVKIQLPRTSESETLKKIRHTTSHVMAMAVQKLFPKAQVTIGPWIENGFYYDFDLPEPFAEKDLKAIKKEMIKIINRKLPVIREEVSREEAERRIKEINEPYKLEILEGLQEPITIYHLGEEWWDLCAGPHVENTKDLNPKAIELESVAGAYWRGDATKAQLQRIYGTAWETPEQLEEYKRRKEEALRRDHRKLGKELGLFIFADEVGPGLPLWTPKGTVLRSVLEDFLKQEQLKRGYLPVVTPHIARVDLFKTSGHWQKYKEDMFPLMADDEEAAAKEQGFVLKPMNCPFHIQIYKSELRSYRELPIRLAEFGTVYRYEQSGELGGLTRVRGFTVDDSHLFVTPEQLDDEFLKVVDLILAVFKSLQLKNFKARLSFRDPASDKYIGSDEVWEKSQNAIRRAVEKLGMNYFEGIGEAAFYGPKLDFIFQDALDREWQLGTVQVDYNLPERFDLEYVAEDGNRKRPVMIHRAPFGSLERLIGILIEEYAGDFPLWLAPIQARLLPVSDEFLPFAKEVADKMRSLGIRAEADTSNERLAKMIRNAEKDKIPVMGIVGAKEVESNTLSIRTRASGELGAIPVTEVIERLQNAIANYSNF